The following coding sequences are from one Roseburia hominis A2-183 window:
- the dapA gene encoding 4-hydroxy-tetrahydrodipicolinate synthase, which translates to MAIFKGAGVAIVTPMKENEEVNYDKLEELVEWQIEQGTDAIVIVGTTGESSTLTTEEHSDVIRAAVRFAKHRVPVIAGTGSNCTREAIHLSEEAEKAGADGLLAVTPYYNKATQGGLIRYYTEIAEAVKLPIIMYNVPGRTGCNILPETAATLFKNVENIVGIKEATGSLAQASRLMYLTDGKIDLYSGEDGIVVPLMAIGAIGVISVWSNVAPADVHDMCAAFSAGDLLRARELQLKAQPLVDALFSEVNPIPVKKALNLMGLEVGPLRSPLTEMTPENAAKLAEAMKNYGIKLA; encoded by the coding sequence ATGGCGATATTCAAGGGCGCTGGTGTAGCGATTGTTACACCCATGAAGGAAAATGAAGAGGTAAATTACGACAAGCTGGAGGAACTGGTCGAATGGCAGATTGAGCAGGGAACGGATGCGATTGTGATTGTGGGAACGACCGGAGAGAGTTCGACGCTCACTACGGAGGAGCATTCCGATGTGATCCGGGCAGCAGTGCGTTTTGCAAAGCATCGTGTTCCGGTCATTGCCGGCACCGGTTCCAACTGCACCAGAGAGGCGATTCACCTTTCCGAAGAGGCGGAAAAGGCAGGAGCAGACGGACTTTTGGCTGTGACCCCGTACTACAACAAAGCGACACAGGGCGGATTGATCCGTTACTATACAGAGATTGCCGAGGCGGTAAAGCTTCCGATTATCATGTACAACGTTCCTGGACGTACCGGCTGCAATATTCTGCCGGAGACCGCAGCCACACTCTTTAAGAACGTGGAGAACATTGTGGGTATCAAGGAGGCGACCGGCAGTCTGGCTCAGGCATCCAGGCTGATGTACTTAACGGACGGCAAGATTGATTTATATTCCGGCGAGGACGGCATCGTGGTGCCTCTGATGGCAATCGGTGCGATCGGTGTGATTTCCGTGTGGTCGAATGTGGCGCCGGCGGATGTGCACGATATGTGCGCGGCTTTCTCCGCGGGGGATCTTTTGCGCGCGAGAGAACTGCAGTTAAAGGCACAGCCGCTTGTGGATGCGCTGTTTTCCGAGGTAAACCCGATTCCGGTGAAGAAAGCATTGAATCTGATGGGACTGGAAGTGGGACCGCTTCGTTCCCCGCTCACGGAGATGACACCGGAGAATGCCGCGAAGCTTGCAGAAGCGATGAAAAATTACGGAATAAAGTTAGCATAA
- the typA gene encoding translational GTPase TypA, producing the protein MKMKREDVRNIAIIAHVDHGKTTLVDELLKQSGVFRENQEVQERVMDSNDIERERGITILSKNTAITYKGTKINVIDTPGHADFGGEVERVLKMVNGVVLVVDAFEGVMPQTKFVLMKALELSLPVIVCLNKVDRPEARPNEVVDEVLELFMDLDASEEQLDCPFLFASARDGYAVRELDDLVNNKKDMTPLFDTILDYIPAPEGDPDANTQVLISTIDYNEYVGRIGIGKVDNGCLKVNQEAVVVNHHEPDKQKRVRISKLYEFDGLNKVDVTEAKIGSIVAISGIADIHIGDTICAPENPVAIPFQKISEPTLSMNFIVNDSPLAGQEGKFVTSRHLRDRLFRELNTDVSLRVEETDSPDSYKVSGRGELHLSVLIENMRREGYEFAVSKAEVLYHTDENGKKLEPMELAYVDVPDEFTGAVIEKLSQRKGEMLNMKPITGGYTRLEFNIPSRGLIGYRGEFMTDTKGNGIINTIFNGYAPYKGEIAYRKLGSLIAFETGESVTYGLFSAQDRGTLFIGPGEKVYAGMVIGSSSRAEDIELNVCKKKHLTNTRSSSADEALTLVPPKILSLEQALDFIDVDELLEVTPESLRIRKRILDPTLRKRAGMKK; encoded by the coding sequence ATGAAAATGAAACGTGAAGATGTCCGTAACATTGCAATTATCGCCCATGTCGATCACGGCAAGACCACTCTGGTCGATGAATTGTTAAAACAGAGCGGCGTGTTCCGTGAGAACCAGGAGGTTCAGGAGCGTGTCATGGACTCTAATGATATTGAGAGAGAGCGTGGTATCACGATTCTTTCCAAAAATACAGCGATTACTTATAAAGGAACTAAGATCAACGTCATCGACACCCCTGGCCACGCTGATTTCGGCGGCGAGGTTGAGCGTGTCCTTAAGATGGTAAACGGCGTTGTGCTGGTCGTTGACGCTTTCGAGGGCGTTATGCCGCAGACCAAGTTCGTTCTGATGAAAGCGCTCGAGCTTTCTCTTCCGGTTATCGTGTGTCTCAACAAAGTCGACCGTCCGGAGGCACGTCCGAACGAGGTTGTGGACGAAGTGCTTGAGCTTTTCATGGATCTGGACGCTTCCGAGGAGCAGCTTGACTGCCCGTTCCTTTTTGCTTCTGCAAGAGACGGCTACGCAGTCCGCGAGCTTGACGATCTGGTGAACAACAAAAAGGATATGACTCCGCTGTTCGACACGATCCTTGACTATATCCCTGCACCGGAGGGCGATCCGGACGCCAACACCCAGGTATTGATCAGCACCATCGATTACAACGAATATGTCGGACGTATCGGTATCGGAAAGGTCGACAACGGCTGCTTAAAAGTCAATCAGGAGGCGGTTGTTGTCAACCACCACGAGCCTGACAAGCAGAAACGCGTCCGCATCAGCAAGCTTTACGAGTTTGACGGTCTGAACAAGGTGGATGTCACAGAGGCAAAGATCGGTTCCATCGTAGCTATTTCCGGTATTGCAGATATCCATATCGGTGATACCATCTGCGCACCTGAGAATCCGGTTGCCATTCCGTTCCAGAAAATTTCCGAGCCGACACTGTCCATGAATTTCATCGTAAATGACAGCCCGCTCGCCGGACAGGAGGGTAAATTCGTTACCTCCCGTCATTTAAGAGACCGTCTGTTCCGCGAATTAAACACCGATGTTTCTCTGCGTGTCGAGGAAACGGACAGCCCGGATTCCTACAAAGTATCCGGCCGCGGTGAGCTTCATCTGTCCGTACTGATTGAGAACATGCGCCGCGAGGGTTATGAGTTTGCCGTCAGCAAAGCTGAAGTTCTCTACCACACGGATGAGAACGGCAAGAAGTTAGAGCCGATGGAGCTTGCTTATGTCGATGTACCGGATGAATTTACCGGTGCCGTCATCGAAAAGTTAAGCCAGCGCAAGGGCGAAATGCTGAACATGAAACCGATTACCGGCGGTTACACACGTCTGGAGTTCAACATCCCGTCCCGCGGCCTGATCGGTTACCGTGGTGAATTTATGACGGATACCAAGGGTAACGGTATCATCAACACCATTTTCAACGGCTATGCACCGTACAAGGGCGAGATCGCTTACCGCAAGCTCGGTTCCCTGATCGCATTTGAGACCGGTGAGTCCGTAACCTACGGTCTGTTTTCCGCACAGGATCGCGGTACGCTCTTTATTGGACCTGGCGAAAAGGTATACGCCGGCATGGTCATTGGTTCATCTTCCAGAGCCGAGGATATCGAATTGAATGTCTGCAAGAAAAAGCACCTGACCAACACGCGTTCCTCTTCTGCGGACGAGGCACTGACTCTGGTTCCGCCTAAGATTTTAAGTCTGGAGCAGGCACTCGATTTCATCGATGTCGACGAGCTCCTGGAGGTTACACCGGAGAGTCTTCGTATCCGCAAGCGTATTCTTGATCCAACCTTAAGAAAACGCGCCGGCATGAAAAAATAA
- a CDS encoding single-stranded DNA-binding protein: MADKIFENNQVSIMGEIVSDFRFSHEVYGEGFYMVDVAVNRLSNYLDYIPLMISERLIDVNADYIGQIIYVNGQFRSFNRHEEKKNRLVLSVFVRELEFLEELQEDMKSNQIFLDGYICKEPIYRKTPLGREIADLLIAVNRSYGKSDYIPCICWGRNARFASGFEVGGHVQVWGRIQSREYVKKISELETEKRVAYEVSVSKVDFLEE, translated from the coding sequence ATGGCAGATAAAATTTTTGAAAACAACCAGGTGTCAATTATGGGAGAGATTGTATCCGATTTCCGGTTCAGTCACGAAGTGTACGGAGAGGGATTTTATATGGTGGATGTGGCAGTGAACCGCCTGAGCAATTATCTGGATTACATTCCGCTAATGATATCCGAACGGTTGATTGACGTAAATGCAGATTACATAGGACAGATCATTTATGTGAACGGGCAGTTCCGTTCGTTTAACCGGCATGAGGAGAAAAAGAACCGCCTTGTCTTATCGGTGTTCGTGCGGGAACTGGAGTTTTTGGAGGAGCTGCAGGAGGATATGAAGAGCAACCAGATTTTTCTGGACGGATATATCTGCAAGGAACCGATTTACCGGAAGACGCCGCTGGGACGGGAGATTGCGGATCTTCTGATCGCCGTCAACCGTTCCTACGGAAAATCAGACTATATTCCATGCATCTGCTGGGGTAGAAACGCCCGGTTTGCCTCCGGCTTTGAGGTGGGAGGACATGTGCAGGTATGGGGCAGAATCCAGAGCCGGGAATACGTCAAAAAGATCTCGGAGCTTGAGACGGAAAAACGGGTGGCTTACGAGGTGTCCGTCAGCAAGGTGGATTTTTTAGAGGAATAA
- a CDS encoding putative manganese transporter, whose amino-acid sequence MLDVLLDTVLDSVRLLPFLFLTYLFMEALEHHTGSRLSRKIQSAGKWGPVWGGLLGVIPQCGFSAAASSLFAGRVITVGTLVAIYLSTSDEMLPILISESVPVATIVKILGSKVIIAVLSGLIVELVYVRLLKKQEKEMDIHVVCEEEHCHCEDGIVVSAFKHTVKIFCFIFLISLVLNGVIGLIGEETLAGLFSGLPVVGELIAALVGLIPNCASSVVITQLYLDGIIRSGAMMAGLLVNAGVGFLVLFRLNRDYKQNAAIIATMYVLGVLWGVMIEACGIVF is encoded by the coding sequence ATGCTGGATGTATTATTGGATACAGTGCTTGACAGCGTCAGGCTTTTGCCGTTTTTATTTTTGACCTATCTTTTTATGGAGGCATTGGAACATCATACGGGAAGCAGGCTGAGCCGGAAGATACAGTCCGCTGGAAAATGGGGACCTGTGTGGGGCGGTCTGCTCGGTGTGATTCCGCAGTGCGGGTTTTCGGCAGCGGCATCGAGTCTTTTTGCCGGAAGAGTCATTACAGTCGGAACGCTGGTCGCCATCTATTTGTCCACTTCGGATGAGATGCTCCCGATTCTGATTTCGGAGTCGGTGCCGGTGGCGACGATTGTGAAAATTCTTGGCAGTAAGGTGATCATTGCCGTGTTGTCCGGTCTGATCGTGGAACTGGTATATGTGAGACTTTTGAAGAAGCAGGAAAAAGAGATGGATATTCATGTCGTGTGTGAGGAGGAGCATTGTCATTGCGAGGATGGGATTGTGGTTTCCGCGTTTAAGCATACGGTAAAGATCTTTTGTTTTATTTTCCTGATTTCACTGGTATTAAACGGTGTGATCGGGCTGATCGGAGAGGAAACGCTGGCGGGACTGTTTTCCGGACTTCCGGTTGTGGGAGAGCTGATTGCTGCCCTCGTGGGGCTGATCCCGAACTGTGCGTCGTCCGTTGTAATCACACAGTTGTATCTGGATGGAATTATCCGGTCGGGCGCCATGATGGCAGGACTTTTGGTGAATGCCGGTGTGGGATTTCTGGTACTGTTCCGGCTGAACCGCGACTATAAGCAGAATGCGGCCATCATCGCTACCATGTATGTGCTCGGTGTGCTCTGGGGTGTCATGATTGAAGCATGTGGAATTGTATTTTAG
- a CDS encoding Fur family transcriptional regulator → MAGSGYATNSRRKILDFLKSNSDRTVTAADIDQYLKRNGDAVNITTIYRYLDKLATDGTVMKYVAEAGGKAVYQYVELGQHCDEHLHLKCVKCGCIIHLDCGFMDEIAEHIQKDHGFQLQCKNSILYGICKDCRQE, encoded by the coding sequence ATGGCAGGAAGTGGATATGCGACAAACAGCCGCAGAAAGATTCTTGATTTTTTAAAAAGCAACAGTGACCGGACCGTGACAGCGGCGGATATCGATCAATATCTGAAGCGAAATGGCGATGCCGTCAATATCACGACGATTTACCGTTATCTGGATAAGCTTGCCACAGATGGTACCGTCATGAAATATGTGGCGGAGGCGGGAGGCAAGGCAGTGTATCAGTACGTGGAACTGGGACAGCACTGCGATGAGCATCTTCATCTGAAATGTGTCAAATGCGGATGTATCATTCATCTCGACTGCGGATTTATGGATGAGATTGCAGAGCACATTCAAAAGGATCACGGATTTCAGCTGCAGTGCAAAAATTCCATATTATACGGTATCTGTAAAGATTGCAGACAGGAATAG
- a CDS encoding ABC transporter substrate binding protein, protein MIERRWIQKGYRIFFAIALLICVGGIPAYAEELVPDAGEITGRVLFISSYSYAWETVPEQIRGIKEALGAGVQLDYQFMDTKNVETAESEQLFYQTLTYYLKMVPAYDVVIVGDDAAFQFAMTYRDELFAQTPVVFEGVNNRELAKKAAADPLVTGVVETLSYENTITLAKKLYPDARQVVGILDDTVTGEGERKEFQYYDTVFPELDFVEIDASKLSQEELKRQVAALGEESILVYIMCSRDGDGNVYAAAEAIQMLSDVAQIPMFSIVSHGMGKGFLGGEIVSQEQMGKRAGEMAVQILEGTDCAGISIVMEPPKVYCFDENVMRRFGISASKLPGDAVIINHRETFWEKNRDTIRATLVIAAVALAMVAWLAVDNMRRRKMNEVITRANEKLSYSAHYDVLTHLKNRSVFMEDIRQRIASGEEFTVFMYDLDNFKRVNDTYGHNTGDEVLREVALRSLAVEDGHFTPYRLAGDEFVALIDCGDYRVIERYASGLMERLQKPCRMGEADETLGVSLGIAVWPEHGADATELLAAADAAMYTVKKNGKNGYAFYKEPCAP, encoded by the coding sequence GTGATAGAACGTCGATGGATTCAAAAAGGGTACCGGATTTTTTTTGCTATTGCACTTCTTATCTGTGTGGGAGGCATTCCGGCATATGCAGAAGAACTGGTGCCGGACGCTGGGGAAATCACCGGCAGGGTATTATTTATCAGTTCCTATTCCTATGCATGGGAGACGGTTCCGGAACAGATTCGCGGTATAAAAGAAGCATTGGGCGCTGGTGTACAGCTGGATTATCAGTTTATGGATACCAAAAATGTCGAGACGGCGGAGAGTGAACAGCTATTTTACCAGACGCTAACATACTATCTGAAGATGGTTCCGGCGTATGATGTTGTGATTGTAGGAGATGATGCGGCGTTTCAGTTTGCAATGACGTATCGGGATGAGTTGTTTGCGCAGACGCCGGTTGTTTTTGAGGGAGTTAATAATAGGGAACTGGCGAAGAAAGCGGCAGCAGATCCGCTTGTGACGGGCGTGGTTGAGACGCTCTCTTATGAGAATACGATCACGCTGGCAAAGAAGCTGTATCCGGATGCAAGACAGGTGGTAGGAATACTGGATGATACGGTGACCGGAGAGGGCGAACGCAAGGAATTCCAGTATTACGATACTGTTTTTCCAGAGTTGGACTTTGTAGAGATCGACGCTTCAAAGCTCTCCCAGGAAGAATTAAAAAGACAGGTTGCTGCGCTGGGGGAGGAGAGCATTCTGGTCTATATTATGTGCAGCAGGGATGGCGACGGGAATGTGTACGCGGCGGCGGAAGCGATCCAGATGCTGAGTGATGTGGCGCAGATTCCGATGTTTTCAATTGTCTCGCACGGTATGGGAAAAGGATTTTTAGGCGGCGAGATTGTCTCGCAGGAACAGATGGGAAAAAGGGCAGGAGAAATGGCGGTGCAGATACTGGAGGGCACGGATTGTGCAGGGATCTCCATTGTGATGGAGCCGCCGAAGGTATATTGCTTTGATGAAAATGTGATGCGCAGGTTTGGAATCAGTGCATCAAAGCTTCCCGGGGATGCAGTCATCATCAATCACAGGGAGACCTTCTGGGAAAAGAACCGGGATACGATCAGGGCAACGCTGGTGATTGCTGCCGTGGCGTTGGCAATGGTGGCATGGCTGGCGGTGGACAATATGCGCCGACGCAAAATGAACGAAGTGATTACCAGGGCAAACGAAAAACTGTCTTACAGTGCACATTATGATGTACTGACACACCTTAAGAACCGTAGTGTCTTTATGGAAGATATCAGGCAGCGGATTGCCTCCGGGGAAGAATTTACGGTTTTTATGTATGATCTGGATAATTTTAAGCGGGTGAACGACACCTACGGACACAATACAGGGGACGAGGTGCTGCGCGAAGTGGCACTTCGGTCGCTGGCGGTGGAGGATGGCCATTTCACACCGTACCGCCTGGCAGGAGATGAGTTTGTAGCACTGATCGACTGCGGCGATTACAGGGTCATAGAGCGATATGCATCTGGTTTGATGGAACGTCTGCAAAAGCCGTGCAGAATGGGAGAGGCGGACGAGACACTGGGAGTCAGTCTCGGAATCGCGGTGTGGCCGGAACACGGAGCGGATGCAACGGAACTTCTGGCAGCGGCGGATGCTGCGATGTATACAGTGAAGAAAAACGGAAAAAATGGATATGCATTTTATAAGGAGCCATGTGCACCATAG
- a CDS encoding M23 family metallopeptidase produces the protein MEKSRRIRSAVILEAALLFLMGVILWENGKLPEKSVVETTADGYIKWVDFNVSYEALSRAYDYDVSSYGEKQHLDWIDLLAYAGAKNGGDFGAGATEDMRTAAEKILCGEDTMEHMTADMKMFSYYREAYGAVFGGMVGEYEIQEKEGGAYVKKYGLKAFSPIAKGFEYSDYDDFGVSRSYGYQRQHLGHDMMGQVGTPIIAVESGYVEAIGWNQYGGWRIGIRSFDGKRYYYYAHLRQNYPYREQLKEGDVVTAGDVIGYMGHTGYSTKENVNNIDTVHLHFGLQLIFDEAQKEGNNEIWVDCYNLTRFLYKNRSAVQKVGESREWKRTLQMTDPAVVKYQKTVKKQ, from the coding sequence ATGGAGAAAAGCAGGCGGATACGCTCGGCAGTGATCCTTGAGGCGGCACTGCTTTTTCTGATGGGAGTAATCCTCTGGGAGAATGGAAAACTGCCGGAAAAATCAGTCGTGGAGACAACGGCGGACGGCTATATCAAATGGGTAGATTTTAACGTGTCCTATGAGGCATTGTCCAGGGCATATGATTATGACGTAAGTAGTTACGGAGAAAAGCAGCATCTTGACTGGATAGATCTTCTGGCGTACGCCGGGGCAAAGAACGGCGGAGATTTTGGAGCCGGAGCAACGGAGGACATGCGTACCGCTGCTGAAAAAATTCTCTGCGGGGAGGATACAATGGAGCATATGACCGCGGATATGAAGATGTTTTCCTACTACAGGGAGGCATACGGAGCGGTTTTTGGCGGTATGGTCGGTGAATATGAGATACAGGAAAAGGAGGGGGGAGCATATGTAAAAAAGTATGGTCTGAAAGCATTTTCACCGATCGCCAAAGGATTTGAGTACAGTGATTATGATGATTTCGGAGTGTCAAGAAGCTATGGGTATCAGAGGCAGCATCTGGGGCATGATATGATGGGGCAGGTCGGAACCCCAATCATCGCCGTAGAATCCGGCTACGTAGAAGCGATCGGCTGGAACCAGTACGGCGGATGGCGCATCGGCATCCGCAGCTTTGACGGGAAGCGTTACTATTATTATGCGCATCTGCGCCAGAACTATCCGTACCGGGAACAGTTGAAGGAGGGGGATGTCGTGACGGCAGGGGACGTGATCGGCTATATGGGGCATACCGGGTACAGCACGAAGGAAAATGTCAACAACATAGACACGGTTCATCTGCATTTCGGGCTGCAGCTGATCTTTGACGAGGCGCAGAAAGAGGGAAACAACGAGATCTGGGTGGACTGCTATAATCTGACGCGCTTTTTATATAAGAACCGTTCCGCGGTGCAGAAAGTGGGGGAAAGCAGGGAGTGGAAGAGGACGCTGCAGATGACGGATCCGGCGGTTGTAAAATATCAGAAAACCGTAAAAAAACAGTGA
- the dapB gene encoding 4-hydroxy-tetrahydrodipicolinate reductase, translating into MIKAIMNGCNGKMGQVISAICKEDPQIEIVAGVDLYDGIKNDYPVFPNISVCDVKADVIIDFSNAKAVDDLLVYSVDKKIPVVLCTTGLSEEQMEQVKAASGQVAVLKSANMSLGINLLMQLLAQAATILAPAGFDMEIVEKHHNQKLDAPSGTALALADSMNDALGHVYEYKYDRSSERKKRDPHEIGISAVRGGSIVGEHEVIFAGLDEVIEFKHTAYSRSVFGKGAVEAAKFLAGKEAGFYDMQDAIRATMEQAD; encoded by the coding sequence ATGATTAAGGCAATCATGAATGGATGCAATGGTAAAATGGGACAGGTCATCTCCGCAATCTGCAAGGAGGATCCGCAGATTGAGATCGTGGCGGGAGTGGATCTCTATGACGGGATCAAAAATGACTATCCGGTATTCCCGAATATTTCCGTCTGCGATGTGAAGGCGGATGTCATCATCGATTTTTCCAATGCGAAGGCCGTGGACGATCTTCTGGTCTATAGTGTGGATAAAAAGATTCCAGTGGTTCTGTGCACGACGGGATTGTCGGAGGAACAGATGGAGCAGGTAAAGGCGGCATCGGGGCAGGTAGCAGTATTAAAGTCCGCGAATATGTCGCTGGGAATCAATCTGCTGATGCAGCTTTTAGCGCAGGCGGCAACGATTCTTGCGCCGGCAGGATTTGACATGGAGATCGTGGAGAAGCATCACAACCAGAAGCTGGATGCACCGAGCGGCACAGCGCTGGCGCTGGCGGACTCCATGAATGATGCGCTGGGACATGTCTATGAATACAAATATGACAGAAGCAGCGAGCGCAAAAAGAGAGATCCGCACGAGATCGGAATCTCGGCAGTGCGCGGAGGCAGCATCGTCGGGGAGCATGAGGTCATCTTCGCGGGACTCGACGAGGTCATTGAGTTCAAGCATACCGCATATTCCCGCAGCGTCTTTGGAAAAGGGGCTGTGGAGGCGGCAAAGTTCCTCGCCGGGAAAGAGGCAGGATTTTATGATATGCAGGATGCGATCCGGGCAACGATGGAACAGGCAGACTGA